One region of Mugil cephalus isolate CIBA_MC_2020 chromosome 17, CIBA_Mcephalus_1.1, whole genome shotgun sequence genomic DNA includes:
- the LOC125023928 gene encoding E3 SUMO-protein ligase ZBED1-like, giving the protein MSWVCRMEFCLIMDRPRKFTPVWNNFDLVTPNKVKCRLCSTELSYINKSTSSMLRHYRARHGNEELADTRESTPVPNKQAVDEAVVNMIIKDCQPLSFVENEGFRELLKLIVPLYALPSRKTIKDLVSQRYEEEKEKTKKDLQSAVAVTLTADMWTSMNMEAYLAVTGHYMDKESHELHSSVLAVQHFPQKHTAENIATVKRSLMEEWGIAGKVRCLVTDAAANMTACARMLQIRHTICIAHSLNLIVRKSCDQIPTITEITATKRNKTKHDTL; this is encoded by the exons ATGTCGTGGGTTTGTCGGATGGAGTTTTGCTTGATCATGGATCGTCCTAGGAAGTTTACCCCGGTGTGGAATAATTTTGATCTTGTGACGCCAAACAAG GTGAAGTGTCGGCTCTGCTCCACAGAGCTATCTTATATCAATAAGAGCACTTCATCAATGCTGAGGCATTATAGAGCTCGGCATGGCAATGAAGAATTGGCAGATACTCGTGAGAGTACCCCAG TTCCTAACAAGCAAGCAGTGGATGAGGCAGTGGTCAATATGATCATCAAAGACTGTCAGCCACTCAGCTTTGTTGAAAATGAGGGATTCAGGGAGCTCCTGAAGCTTATTGTACCCTTGTATGCTCTACCAAGCAGGAAG ACCATCAAGGACTTGGTGAGCCAGAGatatgaggaggaaaaggagaaaaccaAAAAGGACCTCCAGAGTGCCGTTGCTGTTACTTTAACAGCTGATATGTGGACGTCTATGAATATGGAGGCATATCTAGCTGTTACTGGACACTATATGGACAAAGAAAGCCATGAACTCCATTCATCAGTCTTGGCAGTGCAGCATTTtcctcagaaacacacagcagaaaacattGCCACGGTTAAAAGGAGCCTCATGGAGGAGTGGGGCATAGCAGGAAAGGTCAGGTGTCTTGTCACTGATGCAGCAGCAAACATGACTGCATGTGCTCGAATGCTGCAAATACGGCATACCATTTGTATAGCCCATTCCCTGAATTTAATTGTGAGAAAATCATGTGATCAAATACCAACAATAACTGAAATAACTGCAACAAaacgcaacaaaacaaaacacgacaCATTGTGA